In Leptodactylus fuscus isolate aLepFus1 chromosome 2, aLepFus1.hap2, whole genome shotgun sequence, one genomic interval encodes:
- the PPEF1 gene encoding serine/threonine-protein phosphatase with EF-hands 1 yields MGCGTSVKTEYQGKKSEKAIKAAILIQRWYRFYMARLEIRRRYTLSIFQSIEYAEEQAQLQLSNFFTFMMDHYAQMNEQHPGPDLISDIVNSSKNGQKKRMAYETIEVPDSYDGPRLSFPLSVSDTNILLHAFKQEKQLHARYVLQLFHETKKFLKQMPNIVHLTTSYSKQITICGDLHGKLDDLLLIFYKNGLPSPENTYLFNGDFVDRGKNSIEILIILFAFLLIYPNNLHLNRGNHEDPIMNLRYGFTKEVMQKYKIHAKKILHLLEDIYSHLPLATIIDSKVLILHGGIADTTDLDYLTSIERSKYKSALRPPRPELSLDGCKGSKQTQRQTGSSSLGVQYAADKCLSSPMVSSTPQYTSGLPEEFRNGILEIQYLDSSIQLSDMTPELTVNEQKEWKQVVDILWSDPRNQNGCSPNSFRGGGCYFGPDVTKKLLDQYNFKMLIRSHECKQEGYELGHNGRVITIFSASNYYDEGSNRGAYLKLCPDLIPRFVQYQVSKSTRKLTLHQRINAVEDSALRALQEQFFAHRSDLIKAFKEYDPDDTGKISVSDWASAMEAVLHLDLPWRTLRSRLVRLASDGNVKYLSCFEDLQMEKSNKKVQPNLVETLYRYKADLEIIFNIIDKDHSGLISIDEFRQTWKLFSSHLHISIDDSTIDDLAHSIDSNKDGSIDFNEFLEAFRVVHKFERKNSNKR; encoded by the exons CAATTAAAGCTGCAATTTTGATACAGAGATGGTATCGATTCTACATGGCGAGACTGGAAATAAGACGGCGTTACACACTTAGTATTTTTCAATCTATCGAGTATGCAGAAGAGCAAGCTCAGCTTCAG CTCTCCAATTTTTTTACGTTCATGATGGATCACTATGCACAGATGAATGAGCAACATCCAGGCCCAG ACTTGATTTCTGATATAGTCAACTCTTCCAAAAACGGGCAAAAGAAACGTATGGCTTATGAAACAATTGAAGTTCCTGACTCTTATGACGGACCACGGCTTTCATTTCCTTTATCTGTGTCTGACACAAATATCCTTCTCCATGCTTTCAAGCAAGAAAAG CAACTTCATGCCCGGTATGTCCTTCAGCTCTTCCATGAAACCAAAAAGTTCCTAAAACAAATGCCAAACATTGTTCACTTAACCACATCATACTCCAAGCAGATCACCATATGTG GTGACCTTCATGGAAAGTTAGATGATCTTCTGCTCATATTCTATAAG AACGGTCTCCCCTCACCAGAGAATACTTACCTTTTTAATGGAGATTTTGTAGACAGAGGGAAGAATTCTATAGAAATATTAATAATCCTCTTTGCATTCCTCCTCATCTACCCTAATAATTTACATCTGAATAGAGGAAATCACGAGGACCCCATCATGAATCTGAG GTATGGCTTCACAAAAGAAGTAATGCAGAAGTACAAG ATCCATGCTAAGAAAATACTTCATCTACTTGAAGACATATATAGTCATCTGCCCCTCGCTACTATTATTGACAGCAAGGTTCTAATTTTACATGGGGGCATTGCGGACACAACAGACCTGGATTACCTTACTTCTATTGAAAGAagcaag TATAAATCAGCTTTGAGACCCCCAAGACCAGAGTTGTCTCTAGATGGCTGTAAAGGTTCTAAACAAACCCAAAGACAAACAGGATCTTCAAGTCTTGGAGTACAGTATGCTGCAGACAAGTGCCTCTCTTCACCAATGGTCTCAAGTACTCCTCAGTACACTAGTGGACTTCCAGAAGAATTCCGAAATGGTATTCTAGAAATACAGTACTTGGATTCAAGTATTCAATTGTCTGATATGACTCCAGAATTAACAGTCAAtgaacaaaaggaatggaaacag GTTGTGGACATATTGTGGAGTGATCCAAGGAACCAAAATGGTTGCTCTCCAAACAGTTTTCGAGGTGGAGGTTGTTACTTTGGACCTGATGTAACAAAAAAACTACTTGACCAATATAACTTTAAAATGTTGATCAGATCACATGAATGCAAACAAGAAGGTTATGAGTTAGGCCACAATGGAAGG GTTATAACCATATTTTCTGCATCTAACTACTATGATGAAGGAAGTAACAGGGGGGCATATCTGAAACTGTGTCCAGATCTAATTCCACGCTTTGTGCAATATCAAGTCAGTAAGTCCACACGCAAACTCACACTTCATCAACG GATAAATGCGGTTGAAGACTCAGCTCTTCGAGCATTACAGGAACAGTTCTTTGCCCATCGCTCTGACCTTATAAAAGCTTTTAAAGAATATGACCCAGATGATACAG GAAAAATCTCCGTCAGTGATTGGgcgtcagcaatggaggcagtacTCCATCTGGATCTACCTTGGAGGACATTACGCTCAAGACTTGTACGACTGGCTTCTGATGGGAATGTAAAATATTTGTCATGTTTTGAAGATCTGCAAATGGAAAAATCCAATAAAAAA GTTCAGCCAAATTTGGTTGAGACATTATATAGATATAAAGCAGACCTTGAGATCATCTTCAATATCATTGATAAGGATCACtcag GTTTGATATCCATTGATGAATTTCGTCAAACTTGGAAACTTTTCAGCTCCCACCTTCATATCAGTATAGATGATTCAACTATAGATGACTTGGCCCATAGCATAGATTCCAACAAGGATGGGAGCATCGACTTTAATGAGTTTTTGGAAGCTTTTCGTGTGGTTCACAAATTTGAAAGGAAGAATAGTAACAAAAGATGA